A stretch of the Prochlorococcus marinus str. MIT 0918 genome encodes the following:
- a CDS encoding ABC transporter permease subunit (The N-terminal region of this protein, as described by TIGR01726, is a three transmembrane segment that identifies a subfamily of ABC transporter permease subunits, which specificities that include histidine, arginine, glutamine, glutamate, L-cystine (sic), the opines (in Agrobacterium) octopine and nopaline, etc.), with protein MKISSEKLIQLFTILLIISLTCILINNLIININRTGLGFNFKWLFQPAGFALADAPLSYSPSDSYAWALFMGWINSLKIITGSLLLATFIGVFVGLARVGKNKLLNLVSATYITLIRQIPLLLQLLFWYFVGFLGLKTNVISPFGNIFRISNQGLNIYGLQISPEFLALLIGLSVFTGAYIAEVVRGGINSVPLGQWEAFRSLGLSDRTGLYTVIIPQALPAILPGLTSQYLNLAKNSTLAIAIGFADIYAINDTIITQTGRSIEGFIILLLSFLFLNLIISYGMEFFNSSILNSRKNY; from the coding sequence ATGAAAATATCAAGTGAAAAGTTAATACAGTTATTTACTATTTTATTAATAATTTCTCTTACCTGTATCCTTATTAATAATCTTATTATAAATATAAATAGAACTGGACTTGGTTTTAATTTTAAATGGCTATTTCAACCAGCAGGTTTTGCTTTAGCCGACGCTCCCCTCTCATATTCTCCATCAGATAGTTATGCATGGGCTTTATTTATGGGATGGATTAACAGTCTTAAGATAATTACTGGGTCTCTATTATTAGCAACCTTTATCGGAGTATTTGTAGGTCTAGCGAGAGTAGGTAAAAATAAACTACTTAATCTTGTATCAGCAACTTATATCACTTTAATTCGTCAAATACCTTTATTATTACAACTTCTTTTTTGGTATTTTGTAGGTTTTTTGGGCCTAAAGACCAATGTAATTAGTCCCTTTGGAAATATATTCAGAATTTCCAATCAAGGTTTAAATATTTATGGTTTACAAATATCCCCTGAATTTTTAGCGTTATTAATTGGCCTAAGTGTATTTACAGGTGCGTATATTGCGGAAGTTGTCCGTGGTGGAATTAACTCTGTGCCTCTTGGACAATGGGAAGCATTTAGAAGTCTTGGATTATCTGACAGGACAGGTCTTTATACAGTAATAATTCCTCAAGCATTACCTGCAATCCTCCCAGGGCTAACAAGTCAATATTTGAATCTGGCCAAAAATAGCACTTTAGCAATAGCAATTGGCTTTGCAGATATTTATGCGATAAATGATACCATAATAACTCAAACAGGTAGATCAATAGAAGGATTTATAATATTACTTCTAAGTTTTTTGTTCTTAAATCTAATTATTAGCTATGGAATGGAGTTCTTTAACTCTAGCATCCTTAATTCACGTAAAAATTATTAA